In the Larimichthys crocea isolate SSNF chromosome XXI, L_crocea_2.0, whole genome shotgun sequence genome, one interval contains:
- the lmo2 gene encoding rhombotin-2 yields the protein MTSTIERKTLEANEEPVDEVLQMPPSLLTCGGCQQSIGDRFFLKAIEQYWHEDCLSCDLCGCRLGEVGRRLYYKLGRKLCRRDYLRLFGQDGLCASCEKRIRAFEMTMRVRDKVYHLECFKCAACQKHFCVGDRYLLINSDIVCEQDIFEWTKINNNNMV from the exons GGAGCCGGTGGATGAGGTCCTGCAGATGCCACCGTCTCTGCTGACGTGCGGTGGGTGTCAGCAGAGCATCGGGGACAGATTCTTCCTAAAGGCCATTGAGCAGTACTGGCATGAGGACTGCCTGAGCTGTGACCTGTGTGGTTGTCGGCTTGGGGAGGTGGGCCGCCGGCTCTACTACAAGCTGGGAAGGAAATTATGTCGGAGAGACTACCTCAG GCTTTTCGGCCAGGACGGTCTCTGTGCTTCCTGTGAGAAGAGGATTCGAGCATTTGAGATGACGATGCGCGTGCGGGACAAGGTCTACCATCTGGAGTGCTTCAAGTGTGCTGCCTGCCAGAAGCACTTCTGCGTGGGTGACCGCTACCTGCTCATCAACTCAGACATTGTGTGCGAGCAGGACATCTTTGAGTGGACCAaaatcaacaataacaacatggTTTAG